TTCCGCCTCTGAAAATGAAGCACTGTCTAAAAAAATCACTGCAATTCCTAAAGAGCTgcattttttacagtaaaacccTTGAATTAAGATTAAAGGTCTGCACTTTAAGCACATCTTAACTGTTAgctttaaaatccactgtggtggtgcacagaggaaaaaagaaaatcacaaagcTTGTGTTTCTGGACCCAACTCTGTGTAGCCCATTTAGTGCCAGAAATGTAATGTCAAATGAATCATCTCAtattaatgttgttgttttttttaataatttggaattgatcatttattttaGGAGTAATTGGACCACATAATGTGAGAAATATAATTAGAGTGAATCAAGATGCAAAAAGTGTCAAAAAAGGTTTCATTTATTCACAGACTTCACAGATCCATGGTCAACAGTTACAGTAGTTCTGTAGCAGATGTGTTTTTAGGAGGTTTGAGGTTCAGCTGAGTGTCCCATAGCAGTCATGGGAGATATGTCGAGTCAGAACAATGCCACCAGGATACAGATATAAAGTACACAGAACTGTATAATTACAGTCAATGAATGCCCTGTGTAAACTGCACAGTCTCAGATCTAAAGTGCTACATTTAACAATCGTCTTACGCATTTACGGTGCACAAGAGTTCATTTTGATAAGTGTAAATCTCATTAGATTTACTTAAGAAAATTCATGACCTTCTAATTcaactcaattttatttatacagtgccaaatcacgacaacagttgcctcgaggCGCTCTTATTCTGAAAAATTCTACAGGGCTTCACTTTTTGGATCAAAGcaccaaatatttaaataatctgAAACGTTCTAATtcaataaacaggagaaaactgctAATTTACAgcagctgattaaaaaaaacaagggaaTTTTTGAtgggcaacattttttttaaaatatatattatttaacATCAACCACAAGGGTCATAAAGAGATACAGTAAAAGCTGTGTCCATTAACACTTCACAACCTCACACAATACAAGTTCAAACAAGAGGCATTCCAACAACAGGGCTACAATCTTCAGCTCTAACCAAAAGCTACATAGGCTGAAGGCATGGACTTGGACAGTAGTTTGCTGGCTCTGGCAGTAGAGTGTCGCCGTACAGGATGTAAAGCACACACTAAACAACCGCAGGGCCCTTCCAGTGTAAGATACTGGCATCTAAACAGGACTATAAATACTAAATTACTCATAGAACAATatcttcaaaacaaaacacaaccacAGTGATCGAGTCCGCTACATGATGACACAGGAAAAAAGCTGCAACGGGTTAGTCTGACCTCAGATCAGCCGCTCTACATAAAGGTTAGCTTGAGCCTCCATCAGAGTGTCTGCAAAGTCACAGTGACCTTTTTTGAGCACCACGGGGCAGACAGCACTTAAAATCCACCACCGCCGAGGATGTCACACCTGCCAGAGCTCGAAGTGCTTCTGATGCCAGCTGAAGGAGGACATTTGATGGAGGCTAAAGTTAAGCTTCAGATGAGAGCACAGCTGTTTATTAGTTCTCCTCTGCACACAACCCACACACATTTTTACTGCTCGTCGTCTCCACAGTGCCAGGTCAGCTTCTGCTCGTAGAAGTCGATGACCACCTGGGGACATCTGGCGCTCGCTTCACGGGCCGGCAGCAGGGCAACGTCATCCGAGTTTTTCCTGTGGGGATACGCGCAGCAGAAGGAAAAAGACTGAAACCGCCTCTCGTTTTTAATGGATGTAAAATGTCTTAacagaaacaaatatttctgacagttttttttaatggagaaGTAAAGGGTAAGGGGAGTCTACATAAAAGGGGCACTAGATTTTAGCTTTAGCTTCCTTTAGCTCATGCTCCATTGTTCCACCAATTCTGTTAAATTTAGCCAGTAATTTCTCACAGTGTCTTGCTGACAGATCAACAAATGTAATAAAGCAtatcatcactgattttcaAGAACAAGGATGATGCGTGCCTAGCTGAAGTAACTACAGAGGGATAAAGCCATGAAAACACGGGACAGAGCTGCCAAAGCTCAGTTAAGAGGAGAGGTGatgatcagtgagcagcagtatgACTTCATACTGAGAAAGAGCACTAGAGACACGATGTTTGTGCTAGTTTGCTTAAAGTGTTAATGGAGAAGTACAGAGAAGGAGTTGCACTCTGTCTTTGAGGATCTACAGAAAGCATATGACAGTGTACCAGGCAAAGCTGAAATAGGtaggacatgtgcagaggagggatagttgATACACTGGGCAAAGGATGATGGAGACTGAGCTCCCAAACAGCAGGAAAGAAGATTACAAGAAGAGAAGATTACAAGAATGACAGAATGGGATGCAAGGGACAGACTGCGACAAACAAAGGGAATTAAACATTTTCTGACTGGCTATGCTCTTGTGGaggagaagtaaaaaaaatgacttgtttGCTTAAGGGAAGCAATATAGGACTCTGGCGTCTTATCATCATATCAATGCCGTGCTTCTTTGAATGACGCGGACATTTGGGTAAGGTCAATAATTTGTGGAATTGTGTGCAAGTGTTTGCTTTCCGTAGACCTCTAAACTTCCAGCCCTAAACATGAGCACATCTTTCACACTCAAAAAATTCCAAGTTCTCCAACCTAACAAAACTCATTGAGCGTTTTAAAAGACTTCAGCCAACCGTTTTACAAACTGTGTTTACAAACTTTACAATCTGTTGTAATTCAATATAGCTCCTCTTTCATAAAGTAACTACAATCGTAGGTAGTGTTGCGGCTCTGCTGGACTCCCGGACACTAACATTTGTGTATGTAaatcagaagagaaaaaaaaaagcaaaacgatCTAAGCCGATCACTCGGAGCCTCATAAAGGTAGATCTTTGCAGAGCTGGACTTAATAGTCCAGGTACGCATAGTTAAGAGCCCCCGAGTCTATAGCTTAATGGTTGTGTGTAATGATAAACCCAAAGCCCATCTGCTCTCTCCAATCTGTTACTAATAAGGTTTGAGGTGGTCAGTGTCAACTTCCAACTTCTCTTCTCAAGTAAATGATCATGCATATATAAAATGTTGGAAAACTGCAGTTTCCCACaaagcaacagcaacaaaaacatcgagtccccccccccccacacacacactttgctgtCTGACTCTGGctttaaatattaacattttccACGTTTACTCAAGTGCTGGCATTTATTATTCAAGGACAGAGTAAAGAGGAAGCAGTCACCATTTGACTAGGAACATGAGCTCTCCCTTTCTGTCCGTTGAGCCGATGATGCATTCGGGCTCGAGATAAGTACTGAGGTCACTGGGGGAGTTTTTCTGCTCATCATCGGGCTGAAGGACGCTGTTGTCCGTCTTCACAGCCTGAGCCTCCTGCACGCAGGactaaaagaacaaaataagaaaaggcAAAGTTCAAAGTTGCAGCACAGATTTACTAGACATGATAAGAAGGTTGCTAAGTCGAgccatttcattttttctccCTCACTGTACACACCCATTgcagaaaaaaggggaaatttAACTGGTTTCATTTTCAGGAGCTTTTGTAAAACTAACCTCTTTAACACGACATTTAGTTTCAGATTGAGCCTTAAAACAATTTCTGACAAGGAGTCAGTTGACTCTATTCCAACCTCAGTCTACAACTAAAGGGAAAATGCTACCATACTTCTATTGTGTTCCCTATACTtctatatttttcattgttgttcTCCCTTTTGGCAGATTTAGCTGCAGAAGTTCTGTAAATAACATGGAAACAGACAGACATACAGACGATCCAGAAACTCCAAAATTCCTCACATACTCACAATTTCTGTCTCTTCCTCTGCCATTTCCTCTTTGGGAACAAACCCTTGCTCGGGTTGCTCTTCTTCATTCTCCTCGGTGAAGTGGGCGTTTCTCAAGAACTCCTCTATGAGTTCAGGACAGTCCAGGTTGTCCTCGGGTTCCCACGTGTTTTCTGCACTGCGGTTAGAGTTAACAGGAGGAGGGAAAGGCAATTTTTACTACGGTGGATAAACGGGTTACACAATCAAACCGTTCAAATGACTGGTTCTGCAACATCCCACTCACTCAGTGAAGCCCTTCCACTTCAGGAAGTACTCCACTCTCCCATTCGAGATTCTGCGGcgaattattttttcaaccacAAACTCCTGGACAACTGTAGTCTCCTCAGTCTTCCTCTGTTTGGCAGTCTGCTTCTTTCTCATTCTGCCACGATAGAGAATAAGCGAATGAATGAAGGCCAGGGCAATCACAAGAACAGGGAGTTCATTTCTTTtcgtgctaaaaaaaaaaaacaaactaaacacgGTGGAGTCAGGAACATTCACTTTTATCTCCCTgctgctgggatttttttttccagcagaaCATGGCAGTGGCGACTACTCTGCTGTGCCCTTCATACAATGATCGGCACACTTGTTACAGCGCTCCACCTGCTGTTTCTGTCGGGTGATTGTGCTCCTTCAGTccaaaaaaagcaacatgttAGTATCGCCGTGAGCGTCGTTCACTCACAGCCTGGTTACGAGCACATTCAGCAGACAGCAGCCCGAAACACGAGTGAATAGAAGCGTGCCTCGGTGATGCATTAGACGCTGTAATGAACAATATGCACGTACGCTCTCGGTGTTTACTTAATCTCGGAGGGTAGCCTGCTGCGGTGCCGCTCGGCTCTGCTCTGTGCTTGTCGCTGGAAACAACATGCACAAAGCGCCGGTGACGCTGCTTTGAGCTCAAATGTGTCGGTCGATGTGAGTAAATGAGCGAAACAACTTTTCATGAATGAGTTAAAATTAAAGATGGCCGTTGATGCTCGGAGGAAGTGGTTGCCAAGGGAAAAGGTCATGCCAGGAAAACCGGGAGGAGACGACGGGGACGCGCACAGCAGCGACCAATCAGGGAGCAGTCCGCTCGACCGTCCCAGTCCAGCGGTCCGGAACAGCCCTGCCACCCATGGGCGTCAGCGGGGTATGGCAGGGCATGCGCACTTCCTATAATGTATTTcacaaattttgttttattttattggaaacaaaaagacagtccgagaatacaataaataaataaataaatgtattgtgTCTCCTCCCGGGATCGAACCAGGGATCTTGGTgcactttagttttatttaattttagagTACTTCCATGTATTTCCAATTGATGTTACATAAAGTTCAATACATTTAAGAGAAAAATACCATCCACTTTAAAATGATACAGCGGTGGGTTTATAAAGCAGTTGCAATGAATGTAAATTCCTGATGGAAATAATATACTGAATCGCTtcattttgcattattttaaacGTTTGAtgctatttttaatatttaattttgcaTGATATTGTATAGTAGAAATTCTAATACAGAAAGTGTTACTTA
The DNA window shown above is from Astatotilapia calliptera chromosome 11, fAstCal1.2, whole genome shotgun sequence and carries:
- the cbx3b gene encoding chromobox protein homolog 3b isoform X1, with translation MTFSLGNHFLRASTAIFNFNSFMKSCFAHLLTSTDTFELKAASPALCACCFQRQAQSRAERHRSRLPSEIKMRKKQTAKQRKTEETTVVQEFVVEKIIRRRISNGRVEYFLKWKGFTDAENTWEPEDNLDCPELIEEFLRNAHFTEENEEEQPEQGFVPKEEMAEEETEISCVQEAQAVKTDNSVLQPDDEQKNSPSDLSTYLEPECIIGSTDRKGELMFLVKWKNSDDVALLPAREASARCPQVVIDFYEQKLTWHCGDDEQ
- the cbx3b gene encoding chromobox protein homolog 3b isoform X2, producing MRKKQTAKQRKTEETTVVQEFVVEKIIRRRISNGRVEYFLKWKGFTDAENTWEPEDNLDCPELIEEFLRNAHFTEENEEEQPEQGFVPKEEMAEEETEISCVQEAQAVKTDNSVLQPDDEQKNSPSDLSTYLEPECIIGSTDRKGELMFLVKWKNSDDVALLPAREASARCPQVVIDFYEQKLTWHCGDDEQ